One Candidatus Nitrososphaera evergladensis SR1 genomic window carries:
- a CDS encoding DUF3179 domain-containing protein, with the protein MSLYLLVVVLTTPSLPALSAIQASFSANPIVIGGTSTAVAVQTLFASYGKSLFGCNLEKRSRLGTGSGSAVGSFFSFFSLVPLGCCGSWLLLLSFLPSVLGTAASAFLIDYSKPLSYVATASVLGLTVLNGARLHRRMSRMAPRPPSVSIGKPLAILIGSIVLAVVIIASAAAATYQQQQPSSNTTSATGDRPAGPFVVVPPDKIVNGGPPRDGIPSIDNPKFTSANGAGLGDSDLVLGLEINGDIRAYPLRIMVWHEIVNDNVGGMPVAVTYCPLCFTNQVFKRAVVDDGNNNTVVEFGTSGKLYNSNLVMYDRTSESLWSQALGQGIAGKYAGVKLERVPFDLAYWKDWKELHPQSKVLSQDTGYGRPYGSDPYGDYYTSPDILFPVSHRDDRLGPKEIVIGLEENSGTYKAYKLQDVEDRHVINDQVGARPIALFSVYPFGVRLFDRALDDGAVLDFQYPDGKIMDKQTSSVWDFNGRAIEGPLKGKQLSRLPFDEGFWFEWVAFHPETELYSR; encoded by the coding sequence ATGTCCCTGTACTTGCTTGTAGTAGTGCTGACTACTCCAAGCCTCCCTGCCCTTTCAGCCATTCAAGCTTCTTTTTCGGCAAACCCTATTGTCATTGGCGGCACCTCGACGGCGGTAGCCGTGCAGACCTTGTTTGCCAGCTATGGGAAAAGTCTTTTTGGATGCAATCTTGAAAAAAGAAGCCGGCTTGGTACAGGTTCAGGCAGTGCGGTCGGCTCATTTTTCTCGTTCTTTTCGCTCGTCCCGCTTGGCTGTTGCGGCAGCTGGCTCCTTTTGCTATCTTTTCTCCCGTCAGTCTTGGGCACTGCAGCCTCTGCATTTCTCATTGACTATTCAAAACCGCTTTCTTACGTCGCCACGGCGTCGGTACTGGGCCTGACAGTCCTCAACGGCGCGAGGCTGCATCGCCGTATGTCAAGAATGGCGCCCAGACCTCCTTCAGTTAGTATTGGTAAGCCCCTGGCGATATTGATCGGCTCTATAGTCCTTGCAGTCGTGATTATTGCGTCAGCGGCCGCCGCTACTTATCAGCAACAGCAGCCGTCAAGCAATACAACATCCGCGACGGGTGATCGGCCTGCAGGACCTTTCGTGGTGGTGCCGCCAGACAAGATTGTGAATGGAGGTCCTCCGCGCGACGGGATTCCGTCAATCGACAATCCCAAGTTTACTTCGGCGAATGGTGCGGGGCTTGGGGACTCTGACCTTGTGCTCGGGCTTGAAATCAACGGCGACATCAGGGCATACCCGCTGCGCATCATGGTCTGGCACGAGATTGTTAATGACAACGTCGGTGGCATGCCTGTGGCAGTCACGTACTGCCCTCTCTGCTTTACTAACCAGGTGTTCAAGCGTGCAGTAGTAGATGATGGAAATAATAATACTGTAGTGGAATTTGGGACTTCGGGCAAGCTGTACAACAGTAACTTGGTAATGTATGACAGGACAAGCGAGTCGCTCTGGAGCCAAGCACTCGGGCAAGGAATTGCCGGCAAATATGCAGGGGTGAAGCTTGAGCGGGTTCCGTTTGATCTGGCATACTGGAAGGACTGGAAAGAGCTGCACCCGCAGTCAAAGGTACTCTCTCAGGATACAGGTTATGGCCGGCCTTATGGCTCAGACCCGTATGGTGACTATTATACAAGCCCGGACATTTTGTTTCCGGTTTCCCATCGTGACGATAGGCTTGGTCCAAAGGAAATCGTGATAGGGCTTGAAGAAAATTCTGGCACTTACAAGGCATACAAGCTCCAAGATGTCGAAGACAGACACGTGATCAATGACCAGGTCGGTGCGAGGCCCATAGCATTGTTCTCCGTCTATCCATTTGGTGTCCGGTTGTTCGACAGGGCATTAGATGACGGTGCGGTTCTGGACTTTCAGTACCCGGATGGCAAGATTATGGATAAGCAGACATCAAGTGTGTGGGACTTTAATGGGAGAGCAATCGAAGGGCCGTTGAAGGGCAAGCAGCTAAGTCGCCTTCCTTTTGACGAAGGGTTCTGGTTTGAGTGGGTGGCATTCCATCCGGAAACAGAGCTTTACAGCCGATGA
- a CDS encoding helix-turn-helix domain-containing protein — protein sequence MRRVTLEFNYQDAWKQIFGSNYGKVEVLEALRCFRCDTQGLALICRIRLKDKSMDVKDLVGNGLLTNLEVLYREKDGSLVVFLEGETVVPQSPGNLYRPRLLMARPPEFLDVNRMKAELVGKETEIKKFLQYTNKLSSTYKILGLTSVDTKAESPLSKLTLKQRQTLLMAFALGYYDVPRRISSEELSRHLNADKSTVVEHLRKAERKLIDGIIAG from the coding sequence ATGCGGCGCGTAACTCTGGAATTCAACTATCAAGATGCATGGAAGCAGATCTTTGGTTCCAATTACGGCAAGGTCGAGGTTCTTGAGGCTCTCAGGTGCTTCAGGTGCGATACTCAGGGTCTAGCCCTCATCTGCAGGATAAGATTGAAGGACAAGAGTATGGATGTGAAGGATTTAGTAGGTAATGGACTTCTTACAAATCTAGAGGTTCTTTACAGGGAAAAGGACGGGTCACTGGTGGTTTTTCTTGAAGGAGAGACCGTTGTCCCGCAATCGCCGGGGAATCTCTATCGGCCCAGATTGCTAATGGCTCGACCGCCAGAATTTTTGGATGTAAATAGAATGAAGGCAGAGCTGGTAGGCAAAGAGACAGAAATAAAGAAATTCCTTCAATATACGAATAAGTTGAGTAGTACGTACAAGATCCTTGGACTCACTTCGGTCGATACAAAAGCAGAATCGCCTCTGTCAAAGCTGACCCTTAAACAAAGACAGACGCTTCTCATGGCTTTTGCTCTGGGCTACTATGACGTGCCAAGAAGGATTTCCTCAGAAGAGCTCTCCCGTCACCTGAATGCTGACAAGTCCACCGTTGTTGAGCACTTGAGGAAGGCCGAGAGAAAGCTCATTGACGGAATCATAGCCGGATAA
- a CDS encoding Ig-like domain-containing protein — protein sequence MNKKIILAIALLAVMVASMVTIPFAYADSAGPRSGTTFAGNVPIASGDFNWVNPSNAASSDNSYATATVTSSLDISNYLRATGFGFTIPTTAIIQGIEVQIERSEANTQTATIFDNVVSLVKNNVVTGQDKGTSTAWPTTDAIATYGGSSDLWGTTWTPADINNANFGVVLSVGRTSGGNEIARVDHMTITVTYFVPSAQGPQSSSTAAGNIAITSGDANWNNAGNITTSNNLYADVTIQNDADISNYLRATGFGFTIPSTATITGIEAKIERSEGGLGNAEIQDNVVSLVKNNVVTGSNKAVTGTNWPTTDTTATYGSSSDLWGTTWTPADINNANFGVVLSVQSNSNTDESARVDHITMTVYYTLPPNTTPTANAQSLNTDEDTSLPITLTGNANDVGQTLTFEIVTNPSHGTLSGFNSATGAVTYNPAADYNGPDSFAFRVNDGFENSSAATVSITVSAVNDAPVASNQSVSTNEDTALPIVLAATDIDGDLLSYEVVDSPAHGTLSGTAPNLTYTPSANYHGSDSFTFKANDGTVDSNTALVSIIVDSVNDAPTADGQSLTTDEDTAATVTLTGSDVEDGATVTYAVTSGPSHGALSGTAPNLTYTPDSNYNGPDEFKFKVTDTESLDSSEAIVSIAVNAVNDAPALAAIGPQTIGELSELAFNASATDSDLADTLTYSMSGEPTGASIDSSTGAFSWTPTEAQGPGSYTFDVIVSDGNGGTDSENVTVTVNEVNLAPSLTNPGSQSVPEGSPVSIQLLAADGDVPANTLTYAATGLPPWAAIDENTGQITGTPGEADDGTSSVTVTVSDGSVNDSQTFDITVTEVNSAPTASDGAVTTSEDTPANVTLVASDTDIPSNTLTYNVTNPSHGTLSGTAPNLTYTPDANYNGPDSFTFKVNDGQADSNDATVTITIDAVNDAPVADDQNVSSDEDAAKSITLTASDVDGDGLTFSVVDGPSHGVLSGTAPNLTYTPDANYNGTDSFTFKANDGAADSNIATVSITVNAVNDAPTADGQNVATNEDTPTGITLAGSDVEDGTAVTFTVTSGPSHGTLAGTAPNLTYTPDTNYNGPDSFAFTVTDSELLDSAEATVSITVNGVNDAPVASDASATTNEDTPTAAIVLPATDSDGDLLTYEIVSGPSNGVLSGTGDSRIYSPNADFSGSDSFTFKANDGTLDSNTATISITVNAVNDVPLANSQSVSTDEDTPVAITLTGNDTEDGALVNYAVTSSPSHGTLNGTAPNLTYTPDAGYNGPDEFKFKVTDSENADSAEATIAVTVSPVNDAPVLAAIDPQTVNELSELAFNASATDSDMADTLAYSLSGEPAGSSMNSTTGAFSWTPAEAQGPGSYTFDVVVSDGNGGTDSKSVTVTVNEVNSAPVANNNDPVITAEDTPVPITLSATDSDQPANTLTYEIVLGPFDGVLSGTAPNLTYAPSSDFTGEDSFTFKVSDGQADSNEVIVYITVTPANDPPSLAQPADQSVPELALASITMSASDSDVPANTLTFGATGLPSWAAINATTGEITGTPGESDDGTSSITVTVSDGNGGTDSKTFSLTVTEVNSAPTASDGLASTGEGTPVSVTLVASDADLPADTLTYSVVDSPSHGTLSGTAPNLTYTPSANYTGPDSFTFKANDGTLDSNIAAISLAVADTTAPTTTAAPAGGTFVGPQSISLTASEPATIYYTTNGTAPTTSSPVYSSPVSITSTTTLKFFAKDAAGNQESVKTEVYTITAADAVKPTVHISVPANGATINGPTSGVTVNISGTSSDNAGGSGIHIVEMRTETSGYSPVTTADGYANWTKSITFKTAGAHQLVARATDSAGNMQWHVININIGMTIDVTRPVVTVTIPVEGSSLSGPSSGVTVNLQGTSSDNFAVQIVEVRTDTSGYSTAATSDGYAHWTKSVVFKTAGAHQLVARATDSAGNMQWHVVNVNIVFTS from the coding sequence TTGAACAAGAAAATCATACTGGCAATCGCTTTACTTGCAGTCATGGTCGCCTCAATGGTTACTATACCGTTTGCCTATGCAGATTCTGCTGGACCAAGAAGTGGCACGACCTTTGCAGGAAACGTTCCTATTGCCTCCGGCGATTTTAATTGGGTGAATCCTAGCAACGCGGCTAGTTCCGACAACTCCTATGCAACAGCAACCGTAACCAGTTCTTTGGATATATCCAATTATCTCAGGGCAACCGGCTTTGGCTTCACGATTCCTACTACCGCAATTATACAAGGAATTGAAGTACAAATAGAAAGAAGCGAAGCCAATACTCAAACTGCAACTATTTTTGACAATGTGGTCAGCCTAGTAAAGAATAACGTCGTCACCGGGCAGGACAAGGGCACTTCTACAGCGTGGCCTACGACCGACGCTATTGCAACATACGGTGGAAGCTCCGACCTGTGGGGCACAACTTGGACGCCTGCAGACATCAACAATGCAAACTTTGGTGTCGTACTGTCAGTAGGTCGCACATCTGGCGGAAACGAAATTGCAAGGGTTGACCACATGACAATCACTGTTACTTATTTTGTTCCTTCGGCGCAGGGACCGCAAAGTAGCTCGACCGCCGCAGGTAACATTGCAATCACTAGCGGCGATGCCAACTGGAATAACGCAGGTAACATTACAACATCAAACAATCTTTATGCGGATGTCACGATACAAAATGACGCTGATATATCCAACTATCTCAGAGCCACGGGATTCGGTTTCACGATTCCTAGTACCGCTACCATAACCGGGATTGAAGCAAAGATAGAAAGAAGCGAGGGCGGCCTCGGCAACGCGGAGATTCAGGATAACGTTGTTAGTCTAGTTAAGAACAACGTAGTTACAGGAAGTAACAAGGCAGTTACTGGTACAAACTGGCCAACGACAGACACGACGGCAACGTATGGCAGCAGCAGCGATCTTTGGGGCACAACCTGGACGCCTGCAGACATCAACAATGCAAACTTTGGTGTCGTACTGTCGGTGCAGAGCAATTCCAATACCGATGAATCAGCACGCGTAGACCACATTACGATGACAGTCTACTATACGTTGCCGCCAAATACTACGCCAACTGCAAACGCACAGAGTCTTAACACCGATGAAGACACATCGCTTCCAATAACACTAACAGGCAACGCCAACGACGTCGGGCAGACGCTGACTTTTGAAATAGTCACTAACCCCTCGCACGGCACCCTTTCTGGCTTTAACTCTGCGACAGGCGCAGTCACGTACAACCCTGCTGCCGACTACAACGGACCGGACAGCTTTGCCTTCCGGGTCAACGATGGCTTTGAAAACAGCTCTGCGGCAACCGTGTCAATAACGGTCAGTGCGGTCAATGACGCGCCAGTAGCAAGCAACCAGAGCGTCTCAACTAACGAAGATACCGCGTTGCCAATTGTCTTGGCTGCAACAGACATTGATGGTGACTTGCTCTCGTACGAAGTGGTAGATAGCCCCGCCCATGGCACGCTTTCTGGCACGGCTCCAAACCTGACGTACACGCCAAGCGCCAACTATCACGGCTCTGATAGTTTTACGTTCAAGGCCAATGATGGCACAGTAGACAGCAACACGGCTCTGGTTTCAATCATCGTGGACTCGGTAAATGACGCTCCAACTGCTGACGGCCAATCCCTGACAACCGATGAAGACACTGCAGCCACGGTGACCCTCACTGGCAGCGACGTTGAAGACGGCGCGACAGTGACATATGCTGTTACATCCGGCCCATCCCACGGCGCCCTATCCGGAACTGCGCCCAACCTGACGTACACGCCAGACAGCAACTACAACGGCCCTGACGAGTTCAAGTTCAAGGTGACAGATACTGAAAGCCTGGACAGCAGCGAAGCTATAGTGTCAATTGCAGTAAACGCAGTCAATGATGCACCAGCACTTGCCGCCATAGGTCCACAAACAATAGGCGAGCTATCTGAATTGGCCTTCAACGCTTCAGCCACCGACAGCGACCTCGCAGATACACTGACCTACAGCATGTCAGGCGAACCGACCGGTGCGTCTATAGACTCATCAACAGGCGCGTTCTCTTGGACGCCTACTGAAGCCCAGGGTCCCGGCTCGTACACCTTTGATGTAATAGTGTCTGACGGCAACGGCGGCACAGATTCAGAGAACGTAACAGTAACCGTCAATGAGGTAAATCTGGCGCCTTCACTGACCAACCCCGGCAGCCAGTCGGTGCCGGAAGGCTCTCCAGTTTCCATCCAGCTTTTGGCCGCAGATGGTGATGTGCCGGCCAATACACTCACTTATGCTGCTACAGGTCTTCCTCCGTGGGCTGCAATTGACGAGAACACTGGCCAAATAACAGGAACGCCGGGCGAAGCTGACGACGGCACATCGTCAGTCACTGTTACTGTGAGCGACGGCTCTGTCAATGACAGTCAGACCTTTGATATTACAGTAACAGAAGTCAACTCGGCGCCTACTGCAAGCGATGGCGCGGTTACAACGAGTGAAGACACGCCCGCCAACGTCACCTTGGTGGCAAGCGATACCGACATTCCCTCCAACACTCTGACGTACAATGTCACAAACCCCTCCCATGGTACACTCTCCGGCACAGCTCCAAACCTGACGTACACGCCTGATGCAAACTACAACGGGCCTGACTCTTTCACCTTCAAGGTCAACGACGGACAGGCAGACAGCAACGATGCAACAGTAACCATCACAATCGACGCAGTCAACGACGCGCCAGTAGCTGATGACCAGAACGTTTCGAGCGATGAAGATGCGGCCAAATCAATTACGCTGACAGCTTCTGATGTCGATGGCGACGGCTTGACCTTCAGCGTAGTTGATGGCCCATCCCACGGCGTTCTTTCTGGAACGGCTCCAAACCTGACATATACACCTGACGCAAACTACAACGGCACAGACTCCTTCACATTCAAGGCAAATGATGGCGCGGCAGATAGCAACATAGCCACGGTTTCAATCACCGTCAATGCGGTCAATGACGCGCCGACAGCCGACGGCCAGAATGTAGCAACCAACGAAGATACGCCAACTGGCATCACGCTTGCTGGTAGCGACGTTGAAGACGGCACAGCAGTGACATTCACGGTAACATCTGGCCCGTCTCACGGTACACTTGCCGGCACCGCTCCGAACTTGACGTACACTCCGGATACCAACTACAACGGACCGGACAGCTTTGCATTCACGGTAACAGACTCGGAATTGCTCGACAGCGCCGAAGCAACGGTGAGCATTACCGTCAACGGCGTGAACGACGCGCCCGTGGCTTCCGACGCCTCTGCCACGACTAATGAAGACACGCCAACTGCCGCAATCGTTCTGCCAGCGACAGACTCGGATGGTGACTTGCTGACATATGAAATAGTTTCAGGACCGTCCAACGGTGTCCTGTCAGGAACCGGAGACAGTAGGATATATTCGCCCAACGCTGACTTTAGCGGCTCCGACTCGTTTACCTTTAAAGCAAACGACGGAACACTTGACAGCAACACAGCCACTATATCTATCACTGTTAACGCAGTAAATGACGTACCGCTAGCCAACAGCCAATCAGTTTCAACAGATGAGGATACGCCAGTAGCAATAACACTAACAGGAAACGACACCGAAGATGGCGCCTTGGTGAACTATGCTGTTACCTCCAGTCCTTCACACGGCACCCTCAATGGCACTGCTCCTAATCTGACCTACACGCCTGACGCCGGTTATAACGGCCCTGACGAGTTCAAGTTCAAAGTGACAGACAGCGAAAATGCAGACAGCGCGGAGGCTACTATTGCGGTCACCGTCAGTCCGGTCAATGACGCTCCGGTACTTGCCGCGATAGATCCACAAACGGTAAACGAGCTGTCAGAATTGGCCTTCAACGCTTCAGCTACTGACAGTGATATGGCAGACACTCTTGCCTACAGCCTATCCGGCGAGCCCGCGGGATCATCCATGAATTCAACGACAGGCGCGTTCTCTTGGACGCCTGCTGAAGCCCAGGGCCCCGGCTCGTACACCTTTGACGTGGTGGTGTCTGACGGCAACGGCGGCACAGACAGCAAGAGCGTAACGGTCACTGTAAATGAAGTCAACTCTGCGCCGGTTGCAAACAACAACGACCCTGTAATAACTGCCGAAGATACTCCTGTCCCGATAACTCTGTCAGCGACCGACTCTGACCAGCCGGCCAACACGCTGACATATGAAATAGTCCTGGGGCCGTTTGACGGCGTCCTCTCCGGAACGGCTCCGAACCTGACATACGCGCCATCATCTGACTTTACCGGGGAAGACAGCTTTACCTTCAAGGTCAGCGACGGGCAGGCAGACAGCAACGAAGTTATCGTATACATCACTGTTACCCCGGCAAACGATCCGCCTTCGCTGGCGCAGCCCGCTGACCAGTCAGTACCCGAGCTGGCGCTTGCATCCATCACCATGTCGGCCAGCGATTCTGATGTCCCAGCCAACACGCTGACCTTCGGCGCGACCGGGCTTCCGTCATGGGCTGCAATCAACGCTACCACCGGCGAGATTACGGGAACACCCGGCGAATCAGATGACGGCACCTCCTCAATCACAGTCACGGTGAGCGACGGCAACGGCGGCACGGACAGCAAGACATTCAGCCTGACAGTGACGGAGGTTAATTCGGCACCGACAGCAAGCGACGGATTGGCAAGCACTGGCGAAGGAACTCCAGTAAGCGTCACCTTGGTGGCAAGCGATGCCGACCTGCCTGCTGATACCCTGACTTACTCTGTGGTGGATAGCCCCTCTCACGGTACACTCTCCGGCACAGCGCCAAACCTGACGTACACGCCAAGCGCAAACTACACCGGCCCAGACTCGTTCACGTTCAAGGCAAATGACGGAACACTGGACAGCAACATTGCTGCGATATCTCTGGCGGTTGCGGATACGACAGCGCCGACTACAACGGCCGCCCCTGCAGGAGGCACTTTTGTTGGCCCGCAATCAATATCGCTGACAGCCAGCGAGCCGGCCACAATCTACTACACAACAAACGGCACAGCGCCGACAACCTCAAGTCCAGTGTATAGCTCGCCAGTATCGATAACGTCGACAACCACGCTCAAGTTCTTTGCCAAGGACGCGGCAGGCAACCAGGAATCGGTCAAGACAGAAGTCTATACAATAACTGCCGCAGACGCAGTCAAGCCGACAGTCCACATCTCTGTGCCTGCAAACGGCGCCACCATCAACGGGCCGACGTCCGGGGTCACGGTAAACATCTCGGGCACTTCATCAGATAACGCAGGCGGAAGCGGAATACACATAGTCGAGATGAGGACAGAGACGAGCGGCTACAGCCCGGTGACAACTGCGGATGGCTATGCTAATTGGACCAAGAGCATCACCTTCAAGACCGCTGGCGCGCACCAGCTGGTGGCAAGGGCGACTGACAGCGCCGGCAACATGCAGTGGCACGTCATCAACATAAACATAGGCATGACAATAGACGTGACAAGGCCAGTGGTGACCGTAACCATCCCTGTTGAAGGGTCTTCCCTGTCTGGTCCTTCAAGCGGAGTGACGGTGAACCTGCAGGGCACCTCGTCTGACAACTTTGCAGTGCAGATCGTAGAAGTAAGGACAGATACAAGCGGCTATAGCACTGCGGCGACCTCTGACGGGTACGCCCACTGGACAAAAAGTGTAGTCTTCAAGACCGCTGGCGCGCACCAGCTGGTGGCAAGGGCGACTGACAGCGCCGGCAACATGCAGTGGCACGTTGTTAACGTGAACATCGTGTTCACTTCCTGA
- the merB gene encoding alkylmercury lyase MerB — MAKTNQKKMNGNEVQQAIDKIATDIFESLIPEQEQRRIFGQTLQLLANGCPVPPDEIAIRLQVLTDKVISTLRGFGAEFDKDGNVLGVGLTLVPTPHVYKVDGRKLYTWCAADALLFPVMLNHTAYIESPDPVTGEKIRVGVTPDRVVEIEPKSAVVSWVKNVDATNIRGSGCCHVHFFSSPETASRWIEKHPDKMFYPANDVYQAMKHIILNKYGDMTVRQERICC; from the coding sequence ATGGCTAAAACCAACCAAAAGAAAATGAACGGCAACGAAGTGCAACAAGCAATCGACAAGATTGCAACAGACATCTTTGAAAGCCTCATCCCAGAACAAGAACAGCGGCGTATTTTCGGTCAAACGTTGCAACTACTGGCAAATGGCTGTCCCGTTCCACCTGACGAAATAGCTATACGCCTACAAGTCCTGACAGACAAGGTGATCTCTACTCTTCGCGGATTTGGCGCAGAATTCGACAAAGACGGCAACGTACTGGGAGTCGGTCTGACTCTAGTTCCAACTCCGCATGTCTACAAAGTTGACGGCCGCAAGCTGTACACATGGTGCGCGGCGGACGCACTGCTCTTTCCAGTCATGCTCAATCACACTGCCTATATAGAATCGCCCGATCCTGTGACTGGAGAGAAGATTCGAGTCGGTGTAACGCCTGACAGAGTGGTGGAGATAGAGCCTAAAAGTGCTGTTGTATCATGGGTAAAGAACGTAGATGCTACAAACATCCGAGGTAGCGGATGCTGCCATGTGCATTTCTTCAGCTCTCCTGAAACAGCATCAAGATGGATTGAAAAGCATCCAGACAAGATGTTCTATCCTGCAAACGATGTCTATCAAGCGATGAAGCACATAATTCTGAACAAGTACGGCGACATGACTGTACGGCAGGAAAGAATATGCTGCTGA
- a CDS encoding winged helix-turn-helix domain-containing protein, giving the protein MFLTAGISGIIAGLLVTLRLPSSSFLHAAPGGFAGQGGGYIDPRFKRVLWYLIASSRGGANRAKIIDMLNGRPANANQIASELKLDYKTVLHHLKVLTENGMIITENRETYGATYFLTPLMEKNYASFQEILAKVKKE; this is encoded by the coding sequence ATGTTTCTAACGGCAGGCATTTCAGGCATCATTGCTGGCCTCCTCGTCACCCTCCGCCTGCCATCGTCATCGTTTCTGCACGCGGCACCCGGCGGATTTGCAGGACAAGGCGGAGGATACATCGATCCCCGCTTCAAGCGCGTGCTGTGGTACCTGATAGCAAGCAGCAGGGGAGGCGCTAACCGCGCCAAGATAATCGACATGCTAAACGGCCGGCCGGCAAACGCAAACCAGATCGCATCAGAACTGAAACTTGACTACAAGACCGTGCTCCACCACCTCAAGGTGCTCACGGAAAACGGCATGATAATAACGGAAAACCGCGAGACGTACGGCGCCACATACTTTTTGACGCCGCTCATGGAAAAGAACTATGCTTCATTTCAAGAGATACTGGCCAAGGTAAAGAAAGAATGA
- a CDS encoding DUF6293 family protein produces the protein MSQQQMTTLQIATFGSEGQEGIAAGIRNFPVHQLVLLCYNSDRQKAEEFARKLRTVLGLTVTLSLVTRENVIRDTMERVGEILNNISQKEFQQVLVNVSCGDKLMGCAALSAAFINGIKAFGMDSAGAPLLMPVLKLSYSEIISEAKIRILKAIHGAGGAIESLDQLEQVSGYGKPLLSYHVMGSRESKGLADLGLLEVEKGDRGKISAKLTTLGKLLVTSSAISSTPTTTN, from the coding sequence ATGTCTCAGCAGCAAATGACCACGCTCCAGATAGCGACTTTTGGAAGCGAAGGTCAGGAAGGCATTGCTGCCGGCATCAGAAATTTCCCCGTACACCAGCTGGTGCTCCTGTGCTACAACTCTGACAGGCAAAAGGCAGAAGAGTTTGCAAGGAAGCTCCGGACAGTCCTTGGCCTGACAGTCACGCTGAGCCTGGTCACGCGTGAAAACGTCATCAGGGACACGATGGAAAGGGTGGGCGAAATCCTCAACAACATCTCTCAAAAAGAGTTCCAGCAGGTCCTCGTGAACGTGAGCTGCGGGGACAAGCTGATGGGATGCGCGGCGCTGTCTGCGGCTTTTATCAACGGAATCAAGGCTTTCGGGATGGACTCCGCCGGCGCGCCCTTGCTCATGCCTGTTCTGAAACTCAGCTACAGCGAAATAATCTCTGAAGCAAAGATCAGGATACTGAAGGCAATCCACGGCGCCGGCGGCGCCATCGAGAGTCTGGATCAGCTCGAGCAAGTGTCAGGCTACGGCAAGCCCTTGCTCAGCTATCACGTGATGGGCTCGCGTGAATCCAAAGGGCTTGCAGACCTTGGCCTGCTTGAAGTGGAAAAGGGCGACAGGGGCAAGATATCTGCAAAGCTGACCACGCTTGGCAAATTGCTGGTCACAAGCAGCGCCATCAGCAGCACCCCGACCACCACAAATTAA